The DNA region ATGACAAATTCCTTGAAGGTATTGCGGATAGAATCGGGGGCGTTGCTAATGTAGGCAAGCTTCACCGTGTCTCCGGCCGCAAGCCCCATGTCGCGCAGGAGAGATGCGGGAATGGTAAGCTGCCCGTGTCTATCCACGGCACTTTGGATTTCAATCATTTTCATATTCGGGTTCCTCCTTATTGCCCATAATTGGAGCATTTAAATTTCGCATTGTCTTTTTAAGTTGCTGTTCCGCGTTGTAAAAGTCGTCTGCCATATCAAACAGCCCTATTTGCATGGGGACATCCCGCAGCCGCTCCGCGGTGTCGTAGTTGGAAATGAGCACCTCCGGGTATTCGCAGCCTCCCTCATATCTCTGTGCGAGGTTATTAATGCGGGTGACGGCTTCGATGTAGTAGCCCTTATATAGCTCTCGGATATATTCGCAGTCGTTATATGACACCAGCCATTTGCCCTTACAGTGTTTCAGCGTATCCCGCAGTCGCACATGATCCTCCTTTTTAAATTCCACCTCGTAATGCCCCTCGGTCTGGTAGTACGGCGGGTCGCAATAAAAAAAGGCGTTGTCCCTGTCGTATTGAAGGATCAACGCCTCAAAGTCTTTATTCTCGATGACCGTATCCTTAAGCCTGCGGCTTCCCG from Bacillota bacterium includes:
- a CDS encoding DNA adenine methylase, whose translation is GSRRLKDTVIENKDFEALILQYDRDNAFFYCDPPYYQTEGHYEVEFKKEDHVRLRDTLKHCKGKWLVSYNDCEYIRELYKGYYIEAVTRINNLAQRYEGGCEYPEVLISNYDTAERLRDVPMQIGLFDMADDFYNAEQQLKKTMRNLNAPIMGNKEEPEYEND